From the genome of Thermoflexus hugenholtzii, one region includes:
- a CDS encoding RNA polymerase sigma factor: MGNPTGLSPTAFEASEEAIAARMLQGDPEAFSWLYEQYFPRLYDLACRMLGDPDEAMDVAQETFLKFLEGRPRQPPRHFRAYLYAIARREIYDVLRRSRRHVRWAEGEQEEAEEAEPRAPDEGAEREILQRERMAFLREALQALPEEEAMLLDLHLRHGLTPAELAVVFGRSSGAIHTRLSRARDHLEEAMAAWILLRVGRRACPTLTAITGGPEEPPPALTPDLRRALRRHLEGCAACQETRRRYLSAAEWLGGLTMLSPSPEGARRARERLSQAARALTAGGVAVGAAGAAGLGVLKGLGIALLTGAVILGLAAAALGLWITGSGSAEVRVENRNCPPLVGPSPAVRLLRILPNVEVPVRIETGATEIARIPPATLTLQRRGEGIRVAAYGMGFDLPIEGLTAAEWDGADLPSGPHAISLRPGERHILRVRCR, translated from the coding sequence ATGGGAAATCCGACCGGCCTTTCCCCAACCGCTTTCGAGGCTTCAGAGGAGGCCATCGCGGCCCGGATGCTCCAGGGCGATCCGGAGGCCTTCTCCTGGCTTTACGAGCAGTATTTCCCCCGCCTCTATGATCTGGCCTGCCGCATGCTGGGGGATCCGGATGAGGCAATGGATGTGGCTCAGGAGACCTTCCTCAAGTTCCTGGAAGGCCGTCCTCGCCAGCCTCCCCGCCATTTCCGGGCTTACCTCTACGCCATCGCCCGCCGGGAGATTTACGACGTTCTCCGAAGATCCCGCCGCCACGTTCGATGGGCGGAGGGGGAGCAGGAGGAAGCCGAGGAGGCAGAACCCCGAGCGCCGGATGAAGGGGCGGAAAGGGAAATCCTCCAGAGGGAGCGGATGGCGTTCCTCCGGGAGGCCTTGCAGGCGCTCCCGGAGGAGGAAGCCATGCTGCTGGATCTGCATCTCCGCCACGGGCTGACCCCCGCGGAGCTGGCCGTGGTCTTCGGCCGCTCCAGCGGGGCCATCCACACCCGCCTGAGCCGGGCCCGCGATCATCTCGAGGAGGCGATGGCTGCCTGGATCCTCCTTCGCGTGGGCCGGCGGGCATGCCCCACCCTAACGGCGATCACAGGAGGGCCGGAAGAGCCGCCCCCGGCCCTCACCCCGGACCTGCGCCGGGCTCTCCGACGGCATCTGGAGGGTTGCGCGGCGTGCCAGGAGACGCGCCGGCGGTATCTTTCGGCGGCGGAATGGCTGGGCGGGCTCACCATGCTTTCCCCTTCGCCGGAGGGCGCCCGGCGGGCCCGGGAGCGCCTGAGCCAGGCGGCGCGGGCCCTGACAGCGGGAGGGGTCGCCGTGGGGGCGGCAGGCGCGGCCGGGTTGGGCGTCCTGAAGGGTCTGGGGATCGCGCTCCTGACGGGCGCGGTGATACTGGGCCTGGCCGCCGCCGCCCTCGGGCTCTGGATCACGGGGTCCGGATCCGCTGAAGTGCGTGTGGAGAACCGGAATTGCCCCCCGCTGGTGGGTCCCTCGCCCGCCGTCCGCCTGCTCCGGATCCTGCCCAACGTGGAGGTGCCCGTTCGGATCGAAACGGGCGCGACAGAGATCGCCCGCATACCTCCGGCCACCCTCACCCTCCAGCGCCGGGGGGAGGGGATCCGGGTGGCGGCCTATGGGATGGGCTTCGATCTCCCCATCGAAGGCTTGACGGCAGCCGAATGGGATGGGGCCGATCTGCCCTCCGGACCCCATGCCATCTCGCTGCGCCCGGGGGAGCGGCACATCCTCCGGGTGCGCTGCCGGTAG
- a CDS encoding ABC transporter ATP-binding protein has protein sequence MREALAIEIRDLVKSYGRVRALRGVNLEVRRGEIFAFLGPNGAGKTTTIRCMLDFIRPDAGLLRVLGIDPQRDPVAVRRRVGYLPGELHFDENMTVEGALRLFAAMRGNTVDWAYVRALAERLDLDLRPRIRNLSKGNKHKVGVIQALMHRPELLILDEPTLGLDPLMQREVLRLMREARDAGATVFFASHIMSEVEQVADRVGIIRQGVVVEVAGTEDLIRRAVRRVRIRFEGPVDPRPLTALPGVQLLRREDGEELLLQVEGRMDPLIKALAAFPVRDLETERPSLEEIFLAYYEPSPASSEAYP, from the coding sequence ATGCGCGAAGCCCTCGCCATCGAGATCCGCGATCTGGTGAAATCCTACGGTCGGGTGCGGGCGCTGCGCGGGGTGAACCTGGAGGTGCGCCGGGGGGAGATCTTCGCCTTCCTCGGCCCCAACGGCGCCGGCAAGACCACCACCATCCGCTGCATGCTGGATTTCATCCGCCCCGACGCGGGGCTCCTCCGGGTGCTGGGGATCGACCCGCAGCGCGACCCGGTGGCGGTGCGGCGGCGGGTGGGATATCTCCCGGGCGAGCTGCACTTCGATGAGAACATGACCGTGGAGGGCGCCCTCCGCCTCTTCGCCGCCATGCGGGGGAACACCGTGGACTGGGCCTACGTCCGAGCGCTGGCGGAGCGGCTGGATCTGGACCTGCGTCCCCGCATCCGCAACCTGTCCAAGGGCAACAAGCATAAGGTAGGGGTGATCCAGGCCCTGATGCACCGGCCCGAGCTGCTGATCCTGGACGAGCCCACCCTGGGGCTGGATCCCCTGATGCAGCGGGAGGTTCTGCGGCTGATGCGGGAGGCTCGGGACGCGGGGGCCACGGTGTTCTTCGCCTCCCACATCATGAGCGAGGTGGAGCAGGTGGCCGACCGCGTGGGGATCATCCGGCAGGGCGTGGTGGTGGAGGTGGCCGGGACGGAGGATCTGATCCGCCGCGCCGTGCGTCGGGTGCGCATCCGGTTCGAGGGGCCGGTGGATCCCCGGCCGCTGACGGCTCTGCCCGGCGTGCAGCTCCTCCGCCGGGAGGACGGGGAGGAGCTCCTGCTGCAGGTGGAAGGGCGGATGGATCCCCTGATCAAGGCCCTGGCGGCCTTCCCGGTCCGGGATCTGGAGACCGAGCGCCCGAGCCTGGAGGAGATCTTCCTGGCGTATTATGAGCCGTCCCCTGCGTCTTCGGAGGCCTATCCATGA
- a CDS encoding LamG domain-containing protein — protein MSIARALRFGVWLVFLGVLGACKAPPIPPPGLTLVPVATPTPKPTIPATAVAVGNPTPPLDGQSTATPSPTPTPPCVPPPPGLVAWWPMDGNPLDLWASHNPSATSAITFVPGMVGLGVTFGTGGYIEIPHSPALANQQFTIDAWVKPNGAPLGPASNNDFWGAVIVQKGLPPSTGYTNVPISLAWSAQQQKFVFTFGVMTTERIVSSSTFPAGTFYHVAATYDSSTFKLYVNGALEAQMALVKTILYSPAIPWTIGSTAAPIRAVGYPRTFNGVIDEVEIFNRALTQGEIQSIYNAGPAGKCKLIPTPTPTVTKTPTRTPMATATQTPTPSLTPSPTATSTPAGMCDLVVDKLMQPTSNPAVFTVVVTVSNAGSGPCPVGTQISDTANPSGSMSFSGPLVFNPSAAAADWSCSGASCAAVNPLPPGYFIQIQFTATVNQKPATNCAGGVVPQNADGNLKNNRQCVTVP, from the coding sequence ATGTCTATCGCGCGTGCGCTTCGTTTCGGAGTGTGGCTGGTGTTTCTGGGGGTCCTCGGCGCGTGCAAGGCTCCGCCGATCCCGCCCCCCGGGCTCACCCTTGTGCCGGTCGCTACTCCCACTCCCAAGCCGACCATCCCGGCGACGGCGGTGGCGGTCGGCAACCCCACCCCGCCGCTGGACGGCCAGTCCACGGCCACCCCATCCCCTACGCCGACGCCGCCGTGCGTCCCGCCTCCTCCGGGCCTGGTGGCCTGGTGGCCGATGGATGGAAATCCCCTCGATCTCTGGGCCTCCCATAATCCATCGGCGACCAGCGCGATCACCTTCGTTCCGGGTATGGTCGGTCTAGGCGTGACGTTTGGCACGGGTGGCTACATTGAGATCCCACACTCACCGGCGCTGGCCAATCAGCAGTTCACCATCGACGCGTGGGTCAAGCCGAACGGCGCGCCCCTGGGGCCGGCATCGAACAACGACTTCTGGGGTGCCGTCATCGTGCAGAAAGGATTGCCGCCGTCGACCGGATACACGAACGTCCCGATCTCGCTTGCGTGGAGCGCGCAACAACAGAAGTTCGTCTTTACGTTCGGCGTCATGACCACAGAGCGGATCGTTTCAAGCTCAACTTTCCCGGCAGGGACGTTCTACCACGTAGCGGCGACCTATGACAGCAGCACCTTCAAGCTCTACGTCAACGGCGCGCTTGAAGCGCAGATGGCGCTGGTCAAGACCATCCTATACAGTCCCGCCATTCCCTGGACCATCGGATCGACGGCGGCTCCGATTCGTGCCGTCGGCTATCCGCGCACGTTCAACGGCGTCATCGACGAGGTGGAGATCTTCAACCGGGCGCTCACGCAGGGTGAGATCCAGTCCATCTATAACGCCGGTCCAGCGGGCAAATGCAAGCTGATCCCCACACCGACGCCCACTGTGACGAAGACGCCCACGCGCACCCCGATGGCCACGGCCACTCAAACCCCGACCCCTTCGCTGACGCCCTCCCCGACGGCCACCTCGACGCCGGCCGGGATGTGCGACCTCGTCGTCGATAAGCTCATGCAGCCGACGAGCAACCCGGCGGTCTTCACGGTCGTCGTGACGGTCAGCAACGCCGGATCGGGGCCGTGCCCCGTCGGCACCCAGATCTCCGACACCGCCAACCCTTCCGGCTCCATGAGCTTCAGCGGACCCCTGGTCTTCAACCCGTCGGCGGCGGCGGCCGATTGGTCCTGCAGCGGCGCCTCGTGCGCCGCCGTCAACCCGCTGCCGCCGGGATACTTCATCCAGATCCAGTTCACGGCGACCGTGAACCAGAAGCCGGCGACCAATTGCGCCGGCGGGGTGGTGCCGCAGAACGCGGACGGGAACCTGAAGAACAATCGGCAGTGCGTGACGGTGCCGTAA